In Thermococcus profundus, the genomic stretch ATGACATCGATCGGCTCCGCTGGAACTTCGGCAGAGTAAACCTTCTCCCATAGGTCGGGGGCCTCAATCGGTCCAATGTAGATATCGGCCTTGTTCCAGCCGAAGGTGACGGTGAGCATCGCCCACTTCCCGTCGGTGCTCCTTCTGAGACCCATGAAGTAGCCTGAACCCAGACCCTTTCCAAAGACCATCCTCTCTCCGTTTTCGTCCCCCCAGAAAAGCCTTACCGCGGGCGCTTTAACTCCATCTGGAGTCTCCCCGTGCCTGTAGAAGCGGCTGAAGTAGTATCCGTTCTTGAGGAACGTGACGTTCCACACCGATGGCTTGAGCTCGTCTATAAGTTCGCCGCTTTCGAGGTCGATAATCCTCGTTATCCCCTCGTCCGCCCCTCCGATTGAGAAGCTGTAGGAAAGCCGTTTGCCCGTTTTATCAACGGTGAAGCCCTGGAGAAGAACCTGGTCGTTTACTTCCTCTTCCAGCTCCTTTGAGTCGATTATAACGTCCCCACCGAGCCACCTTATTATCTGCCTGTCTTTTTCGCGGTACATTGCGATAGTGCCCTTTTCAGTCAGCATTGCACTTCTGAGGATTGGGATCGAGTACAGCCCCCAGACCTCTGGGAAGAGCTCATCGCTGAGATCGCCCACAAACCCTCTGAAGCGCTTGTTCTCCTCCTCAACGAGCTTCAAAACGCGCTCGTCCTGGAGGTTCTCCATCCATGCATAAGGGTCTTCCATAGAAACCACCGAAGGGGTATATGAAAATTGGAATATAAACGTTTAGGCAGTGGTATTAGTGATCATTTGGCGGAGATCCTGTTCTTCAGATCCTCAATCAGCTCGATGAGCTCATCAACGTCCTTGATTTCCTCAAAGCTCTCCTTTGGAATCAGGGGAACCTCAGAAACGACTTCAAGCTTTGACTTCTCAAGAACGAAGAGGCCGCCGCTGTTTATTATCCTTCCCACTTCCGCCACCATCTCTGCGCGCTTTACAGTCGAGCGGGTTTTCTTCTCATCTATGCCAGTCAGTATGGTGAACTCGTCCTCCTTGGAGAGGGCGTTGAAGGGAGCGCGCTTCACCTTCACCACGCCCATACCCAGCTCGGTGAGCTTGTCGAAGACCTCCTTTTCCAGGGGCGTCTCGGGTTTGGAGGGCTTGAGCTCCCCCTCAACCTTAGCCCGGAGCACGTCTATGGGCTCCGCTATGGGCTCGTCGAATATCTCCTCCATTCTCACAGCGACTTCGAGCGAAACCGCCCCCTCCTCGCGCTCGTAGTTCAGGATGCTCTTCCTCGAAACCCCGAGGAGAGAAGCGAGCTCGCCAACGGAGTAGCCGTGCTTCTCGCGGAGCCTGCGCAGAAGTTCCCCGTTTATCCTCACGTACAATCCTCCGCGCTCGGCGAATATCGCCGGAAGTTCACCTTCTATTATGACCCGGTAGAGGGTGGCTGGGCTCAGCGCGTATATTCCAAAGCGCTCGTATATGACGTCCTCCTCCAGCTCGGAGTTCTTCGTCTTAAGTCCCACTATGAGCGGGGAAGCCTTGAACACCTTTGAGAGCCTCTTTAAGTCCTCCGCCTGCTCCTCAGTGACCGTATCTATGTTGGTGGCGACCTTGACGAAGAGGAGCGTCAGAAGCCCGCTGGCGACCAGATCAAAACACCCTCCTCTAAGCTCGACGCGCGCAACCTTGAAGCCACCCCTCTGGAACACCCTTGAAACGATCTCTATGAGCCTTTCCCTGTCCATCAAGGTTTAAATATGAGAAGGAGCTTTTAAAGTTAAGGTGCAAGCCATGAGGCCCGTTGTTATCAAAGGTGACAGGGTCAGCCTGGGAGTGCTCACAAGGGAGGATCTCCATACCGTCTGGAAGTGGTACAACGACAGGAGGGTGAGAAGGTACCTCTCCTTCCCTCACGAGGTCTTCTTCTACGAGGATGAAATGGAGTGGTATGAAGCCATAAGGCGGGAGAAGAGCAGGGAGAAGGTCTTTGCCATCGTGAAAAACGAGGAAAAGACCCTTGTGGGGTTGATAGGCCTCCACAACATCGACCTCTACAGCAGGAACGCCGAGCTCGGCTACTTCCTTGGCCCAGAGCACTGGGGGATGGGGTACGCGACGGAGGCTGTTTTTCTGGCCGTCAGATACGCCTTCGAATGGCTTAACCTGAGGAAGCTCTATGCTAGGGTTTTTGAGCCCAACGTCCCCTCCAGCAGGATCCTTGAGAGGAACGGCTTCACCCTGGCTGGAAGGCTCAGGGAGCACCAGTACGTACCTGGAAAGGGCTTCGTTGACGTCCTCCTCTACGAGCTGCTTCGTGAGGAGGTGTAGGGACTTGTGTGAGTACGTCTACGCCAACGGGAAGAAGTGCAGGCTGAAACCGCTGGAGGGCTCGAAGTTCTGTCCTCTCCACGTTCCCTACGAGGAAGGAGAGTCCCTTTTGGGTGATGGGATAAGGGAGATAAAAAGGAAAAAATTCGAGGAGAGACTCAAAGCGGGGAGGTCATACTTTGAGGGCGTTTATCTCTACGATGCCGTCGTTAAGGATTTCAACTCAGAGAAAGCCATTGTGTTCAAAAACTCCCATGTGAAGACCCTCATCATTGAAGGCTCCACTCTGAAGGGTCTGATAGTGGTGAACTCAAAGATAGAGCGGGTAATAATCTTCGAGACGAAGGTGGAGATGCTCTTCTTCAAAGGGTCCGAGATATTCGGTCTCAACATCCTTCGCGTTGATTTCACCGGCCACATCTCCATAAGAGACTTAGAGGTCAGGTACCTCATGATAAACTCCACCCGATACGTCAGAGACGGTGAGGGCGGAGAAGAAGAGGCTTACGGTGAAAAGAAGGGCATCATCGGAACTATAGAACTCTCGGGCCTCAAAAACGTTAGGAGAATAGGAATCAACACGCGGTATCCCCTTCTCAGGAAGATATTGGAGGAGCACGGTGTAAGCGTCTCCGAGAACCGTGAGCGCATGGTAAGGGTGGTGTCCCTGATCCTGAGGGACGTGAGCTTCGACGTTTCCCCCCGCTTTAAAAGGCAGGTCAGA encodes the following:
- a CDS encoding GNAT family N-acetyltransferase is translated as MRPVVIKGDRVSLGVLTREDLHTVWKWYNDRRVRRYLSFPHEVFFYEDEMEWYEAIRREKSREKVFAIVKNEEKTLVGLIGLHNIDLYSRNAELGYFLGPEHWGMGYATEAVFLAVRYAFEWLNLRKLYARVFEPNVPSSRILERNGFTLAGRLREHQYVPGKGFVDVLLYELLREEV
- a CDS encoding transcriptional regulator yields the protein MDRERLIEIVSRVFQRGGFKVARVELRGGCFDLVASGLLTLLFVKVATNIDTVTEEQAEDLKRLSKVFKASPLIVGLKTKNSELEEDVIYERFGIYALSPATLYRVIIEGELPAIFAERGGLYVRINGELLRRLREKHGYSVGELASLLGVSRKSILNYEREEGAVSLEVAVRMEEIFDEPIAEPIDVLRAKVEGELKPSKPETPLEKEVFDKLTELGMGVVKVKRAPFNALSKEDEFTILTGIDEKKTRSTVKRAEMVAEVGRIINSGGLFVLEKSKLEVVSEVPLIPKESFEEIKDVDELIELIEDLKNRISAK